AAAGTGCTCTCTCTGTCATAGTCTGCAGGCTCATTTTCATCCTTCGCTGTTACCATACACTGGTCATCAGAATCATTCTCAAGTATTGAATTCTTCACATTACCTTCTTGTACATGCTGTGTGGTCTGATTGCTATAATCACAAAAaaatgctttcttttcttttccttcggaggggaagggaagacacTCTGTCTGTTCCTGTGCTTGTTCATGAAAAACTACCTTGTCATGGGTATCAAATTCACCAGAAGTAATAGATGAGCTTAATCCCTCGACAAGCCGAGATTTTACATGTTCATGACCTACAAGCGAGACGTTGGGAATGTCAGTCTGGTTCTGACATTCCAGGGCTAACTCACCGGCACCGCAACTATCTGGTGTTCCGTCACAACTGACCTCGGACTGAGCTTCCGCATCCTTCCCGTGTCTGTCTGGCTCACAACCAATTAGGtcatccctctccccatacctGTAGAGACTATCTGCTCCCGTAACTGGCGGAAGCTCTGGGATTTCCAAAGCGTTCGCTCCGCCCGTCTCACTGGAAACAATAAGATTATCCTCTTTTGTGGCTTCACTTAAAGGGATTCCATCCACTCGCGGTTCTGTTTCACACGTACATTCGTTTTGTACATTCGTCAGAGATAAAAATTCCTCTAGTTCCTCGGAATCTTCACTCGTCTGATGGTGTGACTGTTTGTTTGGATTTTCCTCttgcaaagaaaagaaatctaCTTCCTCAACTTCCAGCTTAGTTTCGTCTTCGGTAACTCCCATTGTAAGCACATCAATGTCAGGTGTTACTTTGTGAGTATTAGATTCCAATGCCGGCAAATCGTCGGGTTCTGTTTGATGACagacatttgttattatttcattaattattgaattattagtAAATCCaacttcattgtcattgttagtagtCGAATCACTTCGCATAAACTCCTCAAAGTCAGAGTCAAGAAGACTGATATTTTGTTTATCTGAAATGACATCACTCGGACCCTCAGCAAATGAAGAGTCATCTATATTGAGAAGATCTGTTACACAGGTAGACTCGGCTGCCTGTGGAATAAGCATATTAGATTCAGTTTGCAGATTATCGAAGATGTTAAATGGTACTGCTGATGAATCAGATTTTTCGTCCTCAGCTTTCCCGTAATAAACGGGTTGTTCATCGATATCAAAAAATTTAACATCCAGCCCAGTCGTGTCATCAGATGATTCCTTGCATGTATACTCTGTTGCATATACGTCACTGGAATCAGATTTGTCTGCTGTGGATACATTGTTACCGAATTTTAGATTTTGAGATGAATTACAGTCTGAGACGTctataagagaagaaaaatcatTAATTGCTTCCTGGTCAGAGTTCGTGGGCAACATTTGTTTAGCATTTACACATGGGTGCTTTTCTATGTCTTCCCCTAATTCATCTGTTAAGTTGATTAGCTGTGTACCCTCCTCAGACTTCGCTGCATCACTGAGATCGAACATAGGTTCTGCTTCCTGTTGAGCAAATATATCCAAATCACTTCGGAGAGGAACAGGTTTGTATTGAGCCGTTTCATCATTACATAAAAAAGCTCTATCTTTGGGTCTCTGATCACTAGCATATATTTCACTGACATCCGACAGAATGTCAAAATTTAAATCACCATCCAACTGTTTCTCAGCCATGTCGCTTTGACATCGCTGGTTCCTATCATTTAGCGGGAACTCACTGTCTTGTACAAACTCCTCCGACGGATTCTGAGACACAACTAATACTTTTGCAGGAGAACCTggcttccttctgtctctttgaGATAACAAGGTTGCGTCATGCATGCGAGTATGGCTTCCCTCGCTGGGCTTACGATCAGCTAAATTACAGAAATCTAGGCCAATTAGATTCTGATCCTCATCAAAGGGATCTGTAGCCCATGATAGAGATCCAATTTCATTTTCACTTGATGAAAATGGGTCACTTGTTGCTGTTACTGCGAAGATCTCACTTGATGATGGGAAAAAATTATCTGTTGATTCATGCTCACTCTGTTTGGCCAGGCCTTCACGTGGAAAAGAACATGGCAGTGTTTGAATTACACTGCTTGAGCTAAAATCAGCATCTATATGGCTATATTCATTGCTAGTTGTCATATTCTTTTCACTTGGGTTACATATATCGTCTTGTGTAGTTGTTTGGTCAAGAGGGTCAAGGACAGGGTCATTACTGGCAACATCTACATCTATGGAGGGAAAGGATTTGTCACCTATGTTAGTTGAATTCTCACCTTGTACCAATTCCTTTTTGGGCGAATTTGTGACCGCAAACGATCGTGCTACTTGCTGAAGTCCGCCACCCTGAAAAAATATCAACTGATCTTCGGTGAGTGTCATGTCAGCTGATTTTCCAGACGGATTCATCACATTGTTTTCTTTGTCACTTCCTTCACCAGTCATTTCATTGGCATTCTGTATGTCGTCAATATCCTTGCTCAGATTTTCATCAACTGTTATGTCGAGTCCGTCAGTTTTTGGCTCATAATGAACATCCATATCAGGTAAACCTTTATTATATTGTTCATTTTCTGAACTGAATAATGAATTTTCAATAAACTGTTCCTGTGTTTCGAACTTAATATTACCGCTTTCTTTGAATGAACATGTATCTAGTTCAGCAAATGCATCATTTCCTTTAGTTTGTATGTGATCTGTATGGGAAGTCGTCCCTTGTAAATTTTGATTTTCCTCACTCCCATCAAACACAGATCCTattatttcgttttgttgttcTGTACAGGGCACAGAAGGGAATCGCGGTGTCAGTGGAAGATCGACGTCTTCGAAGGTTAAAGGTGCAACCTGCAGTTTAGGAATGTGCAACATTTCCATTGGTGGAACAAAGGCGTGGTCTGTAAGAATGCTTTCCTCCCCAAGTGGAGTGATGACATAAGCAGGCTGATTCTCAGTCTCTTCGGGTTCCTCAAGAGGAGAGCTATCGGCTTCTGCAATGCCTGTTTCCTCATCTCCAGAAGAGGTCTGGGAGGGGATCATGAGAGTTTCCAAAGGTGGATAATACTTGACTTCGTTGTGGGCATCATCAAAATTTAAGCCTGAGGATGTAACAGGTCTTTTTTCAAGGAAATCTTCAGTTTCATTTTTGCTGGGTGTAATTTCATGTTCCTCCTCAatcagtttttcttctttatcagctTTCACATGAGCCTTGTTTCTCATCTCAAAATAATCAACTggttcctcatcatcttcatcacattcatcatcttcatcacattcCAAACTGTCTTGTTCTATCATATCCGGAGAATTTTGAGTTCTGAAACAAGACCCATAATGTCTTCCATAAATTACTGTGGGTTCATCGTCAGTATCATTTTCACTGGAAGTTGAATATACACAATTAGAAGGATACATAGACATTCTCTTCATCGGTTTTGGTTTCTCCGTTGTAAATACATTGTCTTCGTCCAATGATGAATGTTCTTCTTCAACATTTCCAAACGATGAGAAATCTGGAGAAAATTTGGGCGTATGAGGAGAAGACGGACTGCCGATCTTCCTCGCAGATGAGGGAGTGCCAGGAGACTCAGCACTTTTGTCTGAGAGGTGTCTCTTCCCAAGGGAAAGTCGTCTTGGTCTCGGAGGTCTGACAggcatcacctcttcctcctcgtcttctgaCAGCTCAGGGATGGTGTGCAATTTGCTACTGTGGCTGCGTGCTGGTTTGTTGTATTTAACATTAGGTTTCTTGCTAGGAATATCAATTTCATCTTCATCAGTTGTTACATCCGACTCGGATTGAGAGTCACTGTCTGAAGTGGTTATAGGCGACCTCGTTGGACTGGGGGAAAGAGGTATTACCAGAGGGCGAAAGCCACGAATTGGGCCGATTTTCATATCGTCATCAGAATCAGATTCGCAACTACTTTCCTGAGCAGTTGCTTCGGTGCTTATTTCGCCTTCACATACCGACAGAGCGTTCTTGTCACTATCCTCAGTGGCTCCTACAACAACACTCGGTAAAATTTTACATGGTGTTCCATCAGTTAAGTTATTGACTTcagatttctttatttcttgtgtaGCAAAATTTACCTCATCCTGTTCATATTGGGTATTTGGTATTTCAGTATCTTCTACTGCCATAATGCTATCTTCTGTTTTTATTGCAAAACTACTTGTGGTACTCTTACTGTTATCACGTTCATCAGATGGTAATGTTTCACTTCTTTCTATTAAGGATACAACAGACTCTGAAGTATTTGAAGCGAGGCCAACTTCGGGTTCCTGCTTGAAAATATCTGCCTCATGATCTTCAGAGGCTTGATCATCCGATACTGTCTGTGTGATGTGTAGGCTTGGCGAAGGACTGTCCTCTATTTCATGATCTTCTATGTCATCTTGTCTCACTTGATCCCCTAATCTACATAGCTCTAAGGAAAGATCAGAAGCCATATTATCAACAGCACTAGATATGAGggtatcactattgtcattgtgCCCCTCTGTATCTGTTTCATTTTGGGATAGGAGCAAGATCTCAGTGTTAGCATCCAAAGGACATGGATCACTACTTAGGAAAGAACACTTGTCTTCATAACTATAATTCTTTGCAACTTCTAGTGTTGACTGAACCAGCACTTCCTGGGCAGACCTTTGGCCAAACTCATCTATTTCAGAAGGAATTTGTATGTTCTGAATTTGGTCATTTGATCTAACATTTAATTCCTCATTAATGAGTGTGAAAGACCTGAAGGATGCTTCGTGTTCAGTGTCCTTCGAAGAAAAGCTCATATTCTCGATAGACAGTTCTGCTAGAGGGAGTTCTGGTGGAGCATCAGGAGTCTCATATATAGAATCATTTGATTCCTCATAAGGAAGACTTGTCAATGACTCACTTGCTTCACTGACGTCTTCCACCGTAGACCTCATTGCTGTCATAGAGGGTGCATTAATTTTACGCAATGGAAGGGAATCTGGGGGTTTTACATAACCATGCACAGAACTGCTTACATCGTTTTGAGTTATTTGATATGGTGTTTTGATATCTTCATGAGTAGGACCAGGGCATTGATCTGTTTGTAGTGATTCTGAGCATTCAAGGTTGCTGATATTTAAGTTATCTTGCACAATAGATGGTCCAAGAGAAACAAATTCTTCCTCATCAGATGCTTCAGTAGGTGCTAAAGTCTCATCAACAAACATGTCCAGTGGTGATGCAGATCTCGAACTAACATATTCTTTGATGGCTGTAAATAAAGACCAAGGtgaacctctctcttcctccacagtTTCATCTCTTTCTTGATGAATACTTAGTGAGGAATTTGGACGGGATGTGCATGGAATAGgaacatcatcatcaaaatcttgATGTGAAGCTTCCCAGAGGAGACTTCCAGGAGCACTAGGTGTTCCTAAGTCAAAGTCTATATCTTTGTCTTGAGAGTCAGAGTAGTGAGTCTGTTGCATGATTCTTCCTTCCTGAATATCTGGCAAAAGATGTACATTTTCCACAAGATCCTCAGGAGACGACATTTCAACCTGGGTAGCATGTCTGTTTTGAGGTGAAGAAACACATTCCTCTGAATTGGGAGGATTTTGATCATCAGAACACCCACCAAGAAAGAATTCGGAATTGAAGGCACAGGATAAATCATGGATATTTTCATTTAACTCAGATTCGCGTCTTGAGTTATCTGATACTCGATCCGAAAATTTATCCTCTATTACCGAAATCAAATAATTGCCTACACTCTTTTCCACAGGAAGTTCTGTGCTTCTGAACTTATCCCCCTCTTGTGAATGcatatgatttatttgtttttcaacaTCTATTGTTTCTTGATTGTCAGAAAAGTCTGTACCAGTCAACATATCAGCTAGGTACGTAGACATGTGACTTTTGTCCAAATCTTCTTTTGATTCCAACTTGCTTTTTTCCATCAGAGGAAACTTATCAGTTTCGATGCTGGCCAACTGATCAGCTGAACCTGAATTAAGAGAATCGACTTGAAATGCATTTTCAACCTTGATTTTGTCATATATTTCCATTAATACAAAGTCTCCAGGTTTACCAGAAGCATCAGGCTGACTTTTATTTAATGCATCAGTACTGTCTAAATTGGGATCCAATACTTCCCCAGAGTTTGGTTTATTTTTACTTGGCAGATTTGCAACTGGTTCACTGGCAACCATTTCAGTGTTATCTAGTAGAACTGCACTTTCTGTTGGGGAAGTGTTTTTGGTGATTTCTAGTAGAGTATTGGATGTGTCAGTGTTTCCAGTTTCAAAATCTGCTTGCATAGTGCCTGGTAAATTAAAAGTTTCTGGGCGACTTACAGTACTGGTGACTTGTGATAGGCTAGTATCTAATGTGCAACTATTTTCAGGTGGTATTGTATCTGTATAACTAGAACTTTCACACTGATTGATTTGTGTGTCCATATTTCCTAGTGTATTCATTTTCTCAGACTGAATTGCATTTGATGAAATAACAGATATATTTGTGATTTTTGGATGAATCATTTCGCTTTGTTCTCCCAGTGTGGTGTCTGGCAAATGAGTGATTCGTGCTTGAGTAGTGTTGAATTCAGTAGTTATTTGATTACTGGTGTCTAATGAAAGTAAAGGATCTGGATGTGTTTGCCCTAGTGTGTTTGCAAATTCTTGTGAAGTAGTAGTCTCTTGTTGAACGGTATTTAAAGTATTGGTATCTATTATGCTACTGGTTTCAATATGTTCAACATTGTCATGTACACTTGCAGTATTTGGTTTCGCAATATCTAGTAACTCGGTGATTTCTGACGCTAAAGTGTCAAGCAAGTTTGTATTTTTCTGTTGAACATTCTTCAATATGGCTGTGGTGTCCGACTCTTCCATGTTCAATGTATCACTGATTTTTGGTGGAACTGTATCTAAAACACATGTGGTCTCTAATGGATTACTGTCAAATATTTGAGTGGTTTCTGGTTGAACAGTTTCCAGTGAGTCTCTAGTTTCTGGTAGTTCAACAGTCTTCAGTATGTCTGTGATTGGTAGAGTGCCTGGTTTAACTGTGGTATCTAACTGAACAGTATCCATTATCTTAGTAGTATCTGGTTGAGTAGTGTCCAATATGTTGGTTAAACCTGGGTCAGTAACATTTGATAAGTTAGTGATTTCTGTTTGAACACTACTTGCGTTATTGGTCTCTATTTGAACAGTATCCGTAATGCAAGATGCTTCCGAGTGATTGTTGTTGGCGATTTCTGTTTGAGCAATGTCCAATATGTTTGTGGTTTCTGGCTGAACAATGTCCAATGTATTAGTGGTATCTGGATGAATATTGTCCAATAAGTTGGTGGTTTCTGGTTGAACTATCTCCTGTGTGTTTAGTATGTTACTAGTAAATGGTTGAACAATACCTAATGTACTAATACCTCCTGGTTGAACAGTGCTGCCAACTTCTATTTTAATTGCTTCCAATATGTTCGTATTATTTTGATCACTAGTGTCTAGGATATTCGCGGTTTCTTTATGAACATATTCCAATATGCTAGTGGTTTCTTGCTGAGCACTGTCAAATGTGTTGGTAGTTTCTGGTTGAACTATGTCCATTATTTTAGTGGATTCTGGTTGAACAGTGTCAGACATGGTACTGGTTCCTAGTTGAGCATTGTCTAATCGAAAAGTGTATGTTATTTTAGTGGTTTCTGGCTGAGTAGTGTCAAATATGTTGGTAGTTTCTGGTTGAACAGTGTCGATTATCTTAGTGATTTCTGCCTGAGCAGTGTCCAATAAGCTAGTGGTTTCTGGCTGAACAGTGTCCAATATGTTGGTGGTTTCTGGTTGAGCAGTGTCTAATATGTTAGTTGTTCCTGGTTGAACAGTGTCCAATAAGCTAGTGGTTTCTGGCTGAACAGTGTCCAATATGCTAGTGGTTTCTGGCTGAACAGTGTCCAATAAGCTAGTGGTTTCTGCCTGAGCAGTGTCCAATATATTAGTGGTTTCTGCCTGAGCAGTGTCCAATATGCCAGTGGTTTCTGTCTGAGCAGTGTCCAATATGTTGGTGGTTTCTGGCTGAGCAGTGTCGATTATGTTGGTGGTTTCTGGTTGAACAGTGTCCAATATGTTGGTGGTTTCTGGCTGATCAGTGTCCAATATGTTAGTGGTTTCTGGCTGAACAGTGTCCAATATGTTAGTGGTTTCTGGTTGAACAGTGTCGATTATGTTAGTGGTTTCTGTCTGAGCAGTGTCGATTATGTTGGTGGTTTCTGGTTGAACAGTGTCCAATATGTTGGTGGTTTCTGGCTGAACAGTGTCGATTATGTTGGTGGTTTCTGGTTGAACAGTGTCCAATATGTTAGTGGTTTCTGTCTGAGCAGTGTCGATTATGTTGGTGGTTTCTGGTTGAACAGTGTCCAATATGTTTGTGGTTTCTGGCTGAGCACTGTCGATAATGTTAGTGGTTTCTGACTGAGCAGTGTCGATTATGTTAGTGGTTTCTGTCTGTACAGTGTCCAAAATGTTTGTGGTTTCTGGTTGAACAGTGTCCAATATGTTTGTGGTTTCTGGCTGAGCAGTGTCGATTATATTGGTGGTTTCTGGCTGAGCAGTGTCGATTATGTTGGTGGTTTCTGGCTGAGCAGTGTCCAATATGTTTGTGGTTTCTGGCTGAGCAGTGTCCAATATGTTTGTGGTTTCTGGCTGAGCAGTGTCCAATATGTTTGTGGTTTCTGGCTGAGTACTGTCGATAATGTTAGTGGTTTCTGACTGAGCAGTGTCAATTATGTTAGTGGTTTCTGTCTGTACAGTGTCCAAAATGTTGGTGGTTTCTGGTTGAGCAGTGTCTAATATGGTAGTGGTTTCTGGTTGACCAATGTCTAATATGTTAGTTGTTCCTGGTTGAACAGTGTCCAATATGTTGGTGGTTTCTGGCTGAGCAGTGTCGATTATGTTAGCGGTTTCTGGTTGAACAGTGTCCAATATGTTGGTGGTTTCTGGCTGAACAGTGTCGATTATGTTGGTGGTTTCTGGTTGAACAGTGTCGATTATGTTAGTGGTTTCTGTCTGAGCAGTGTCCAATATGTTGGTGGTTTCTGGTTGAACAGTGTCCAATATGTTAGTGGTTTCTGGTTGAACAGTGTCCAATATGTTGGTGGTTTCTGGCTGAACAGTGTCCAATATGTTGGTGGTTTCTGGTTGAACAGTGTCGATTATGTTAGTGGTTTCTGTCTGAGCAGTGTCCAATATGTTGGTGGTTTCTGGTTGAACAGTGTCGATTATGTTAGTGGTTTCTGTCTGAGCAGTGTCCAATATGTTGGTGGTTTCTGGCTGAACAGTGTCGATTATGTTAGTGGTTTCTGTCTGAGCAGTGTCCAATATGTTGGTGGTTTCTGGCTGAACAGTGTCGATTATGTTGGTGGTTTCTGGTTGAACAGTGTCCAATATGTTGGTGGTTTCTGGTTGAGCAGTGTCGAATATGTTAGTGGTTTCTGTTTGAGCAGTGTCGATTATGTTGGTGGTTTCTGGTTGAGCAGTGTCGATAATGTTAGTGGTTTCTGGCTGATCAGTGTCGATAATGTTAGTGGTTTCTGTCTGAGCAGTGTCGATTATGTTGGTGGTTTCTGGTTGAACAGTGTCCAATATGTTGGTGGTTTCTGGTTGAACAGTGTCCAATATGTTGGTGGTTTCTGGTTGAACAGTGTCCAATATGTTAGTGGTTTCTGTCTGAGCAGTGTCCAATATGTTGGTGGTTTCTGGTTGAACAGTGTCCAATATGTTGGTGGTTTCTGGCTGAACAGTGTCGATTATGTTAGTGGTTTCTGTCTGAGCAGTGTCGATAATGTTAGTGGTTTCTGGCTGAGCAGTGTCCAATATCTTGGTGGTTTCTGGTTGAGCAGTGTCCAATATGTTGGTGGTTTCTGTCTGAGCAGTGTCGATAATGTTAGTGGTTTCTGTCTGAGCAGTGTCGATTATGTTGGTGGTTTCTGGTTGAACAGTGTCCAATATGTTGGTGGTTTCTGGTTGAACAGTGTCCAATATGTTGGTGGTTTCTGGTTGAACAGTGTCCAATATGTTGGTGGTTTCTGTCTGAGCAGTGTCCAATATCATGGTGGTTTCTGGCTGAGCAGTGTCCAATATCTTGGTGGTTTCTGGCTGAACAGTGTCCAATATGTTAGTGGTTTCTGGCTGAGCAGTGTCGATAATGTTAGTGGTTTCTGGCTGAGCAGTGTCCAATATCTTGGTGGTTTCTGGCTGAACAGTGTC
The DNA window shown above is from Penaeus vannamei isolate JL-2024 chromosome 12, ASM4276789v1, whole genome shotgun sequence and carries:
- the LOC138863612 gene encoding perilipin-4-like, whose protein sequence is MLPEFENIASDQLAFCATTASDPIINTVPEHTSTTYATLAEVTLNVKESLVLQSCETEVCKKDDENLRSLDFVDCDRFQNQYQKLREHISIPNKAADEHAKNSKCDPEYSQYNVQCLSASCFKSNPSSDDIKDKCQIISDVMQKTPSHRPGIIQLESTNLHNSVQVDNINIANALCTEHIDRQESIPTDSSSTYQPQDLDISGSIQSENIDILDTAHPEITNLLDIVQSKTTNIDTAQPEITNILDTAHEGMTNILDTVQPETSDILDIAQPETTNILDTAQPETTNILDTAQPGTTSILDTAQPETTSILDTVQQGTTNLLDIAQPKPTNILDTAQAETTSILDTVQPETTNVLGTAQSETTNILDTVQPETTNILDIAQPETTSLLDTAQTETTNILDIAQPETTNILDIAQTETTNIIDTAQTETTNIIDTAQTETTNILDTAQPETTKILDTAQPETTNILDTVQPETTKILDTAQPETTNIIDTAQPETTNILDTVQPETTKILDTAQPETTMILDTAQTETTNILDTVQPETTNILDTVQPETTNILDTVQPETTNIIDTAQTETTNIIDTAQTETTNILDTAQPETTKILDTAQPETTNIIDTAQTETTNIIDTVQPETTNILDTVQPETTNILDTAQTETTNILDTVQPETTNILDTVQPETTNILDTVQPETTNIIDTAQTETTNIIDTDQPETTNIIDTAQPETTNIIDTAQTETTNIFDTAQPETTNILDTVQPETTNIIDTVQPETTNILDTAQTETTNIIDTVQPETTNILDTAQTETTNIIDTVQPETTNILDTAQTETTNIIDTVQPETTNILDTVQPETTNILDTVQPETTNILDTVQPETTNILDTAQTETTNIIDTVQPETTNIIDTVQPETTNILDTVQPETANIIDTAQPETTNILDTVQPGTTNILDIGQPETTTILDTAQPETTNILDTVQTETTNIIDTAQSETTNIIDSTQPETTNILDTAQPETTNILDTAQPETTNILDTAQPETTNIIDTAQPETTNIIDTAQPETTNILDTVQPETTNILDTVQTETTNIIDTAQSETTNIIDSAQPETTNILDTVQPETTNIIDTAQTETTNILDTVQPETTNIIDTVQPETTNILDTVQPETTNIIDTAQTETTNIIDTVQPETTNILDTVQPETTNILDTDQPETTNILDTVQPETTNIIDTAQPETTNILDTAQTETTGILDTAQAETTNILDTAQAETTSLLDTVQPETTSILDTVQPETTSLLDTVQPGTTNILDTAQPETTNILDTVQPETTSLLDTAQAEITKIIDTVQPETTNIFDTTQPETTKITYTFRLDNAQLGTSTMSDTVQPESTKIMDIVQPETTNTFDSAQQETTSILEYVHKETANILDTSDQNNTNILEAIKIEVGSTVQPGGISTLGIVQPFTSNILNTQEIVQPETTNLLDNIHPDTTNTLDIVQPETTNILDIAQTEIANNNHSEASCITDTVQIETNNASSVQTEITNLSNVTDPGLTNILDTTQPDTTKIMDTVQLDTTVKPGTLPITDILKTVELPETRDSLETVQPETTQIFDSNPLETTCVLDTVPPKISDTLNMEESDTTAILKNVQQKNTNLLDTLASEITELLDIAKPNTASVHDNVEHIETSSIIDTNTLNTVQQETTTSQEFANTLGQTHPDPLLSLDTSNQITTEFNTTQARITHLPDTTLGEQSEMIHPKITNISVISSNAIQSEKMNTLGNMDTQINQCESSSYTDTIPPENSCTLDTSLSQVTSTVSRPETFNLPGTMQADFETGNTDTSNTLLEITKNTSPTESAVLLDNTEMVASEPVANLPSKNKPNSGEVLDPNLDSTDALNKSQPDASGKPGDFVLMEIYDKIKVENA